The proteins below come from a single Malus sylvestris chromosome 3, drMalSylv7.2, whole genome shotgun sequence genomic window:
- the LOC126614403 gene encoding ankyrin repeat-containing protein At5g02620-like produces MSSPQAQFVPAPAGIQMTAVNGVPAAGNVIIGTAASTPIQPRHPSRHLLENTNREAYLNLCMPLYKAAMEGNWETAKGILNINPALLTASITNGWETVLHVAAGAKNNIQIVAELVKMMDEEDLALQDIKGNTALSFAAATGTVEIAKILIGKNKLLPTIPGGQGMTPLYMAALFGQSEMAWYLYPQTFEMLDEKGRIVLFFCSIDHGLYDLAIKLLQDDRTLAMARKGDNETALHVLARKFSEFGDQSTPRMCSRLIKAFKVLPCMRVSYKINLKQTQALKLVECLWKEMLKHDDDEVMHLIREPSELVFDAAKLGNYEFLSVLIDSYPELLLEYDDNNRTIFHIAVLHRHANIFNLVHETGSIKDIIATFTDDENNNILHLAAKLAPQDQLNLVSGAALQMQRELVWFEEVEKIVQPPFIDMKNTQGKTPRELFTSEHEDLLRKGESWMKDTTNSCMLVSTLIATVVFSAAFSIPGGIDDNKGTPNFIKEEAFLIFAISDGVALFSSSTAILMFLYILTSRYAENDFLKSLPLKLMVGLTSLFVSITSMMVTFSTAFYLSCHYGLRWVPDLIFIFAFVPVALFAFLQYPLLFDMFFSTYCSSLLFQPRRDMI; encoded by the exons GAGAGGCATACTTGAACTTGTGTATGCCCCTCTACAAAGCTGCAATGGAAGGCAATTGGGAAACCGCCAAAGGTATCTTAAATATCAATCCGGCACTCTTAACTGCTAGCATAACAAACGGATGGGAAACTGTTCTTCACGTTGCAGCTGGAGCAAAGAACAATATTCAGATTGTGGCGGAACTAGTCAAGATGATGGATGAAGAAGACTTGGCACTTCAAGATATTAAAGGAAATACGGCACTGAGCTTTGCCGCTGCAACTGGAACGGTGGAAATTGCCAagattttgataggaaaaaataAGTTATTGCCGACAATCCCCGGTGGTCAAGGAATGACACCACTCTATATGGCTGCTTTGTTTGGACAGTCTGAAATGGCGTGGTATTTATACCCTCAAACATTTGAAATGCTGGATGAAAAGGGCCGCATTGTTCTATTTTTCTGTTCTATCGATCATGGTCTTTATG ATTTAGCCATCAAGTTGCTACAAGATGATAGAACATTAGCAATGGCTCGCAAAGGCGACAATGAAACAGCCTTGCATGTCTTAGCTCGAAAGTTTTCAGAATTTGGCGACCAAAGTACTCCAAGAATGTGCAGTAGACTTATCAAAGCAT TTAAAGTACTCCCATGCATGAGGGTTTCTTACAAAATAAACTTGAAGCAAACTCAAGCCTTGAAGCTAGTCGAATGCCTTTGGAAAGAAATGTTGAAACATGACGACGACGAAGTCATGCATTTGATAAGAGAGCCTTCAGAATTAGTATTCGACGCAGCGAAATTAGGAAATTATGAGTTCTTATCTGTGCTTATTGACTCTTATCCGGAATTACTATTGGAATATGATGACAACAATCGGACCATATTCCATATTGCAGTCTTGCATCGTCATGCAAATATCTTCAATCTAGTGCATGAGACAGGCTCCATCAAAGATATCATAGCAACATTTACTGATGACGAGAATAACAACATTCTACACCTAGCTGCAAAATTGGCACCTCAAGACCAACTCAATCTTGTGTCCGGAGCAGCTCTTCAGATGCAGCGAGAATTAGTATGGTTTGAG GAAGTTGAGAAGATTGTGCAACCTCCCTTTATAGATATGAAAAATACGCAAGGTAAAACACCTCGAGAATTATTCACTAGCGAGCATGAGGATCTATTGCGCAAGGGAGAATCATGGATGAAGGACACtacaaattcatgcatgctaGTTTCAACTCTTATCGCCACGGTTGTGTTTTCAGCCGCATTTAGCATTCCGGGAGGTATAGATGATAATAAAGGAACACCGAATTTCATAAAAGAGGAGGCATTTTTAATATTCGCCATATCTGATGGAGTAGCACTCTTTTCCTCCTCAACGGCAATCCTCATGTTCTTGTACATCCTCACGTCGCGGTATGCTGAAAACGATTTTCTCAAATCTTTACCGTTGAAGTTGATGGTCGGACTCACATCACTCTTCGTGTCAATAACATCCATGATGGTAACTTTCAGCACAGCCTTCTATTTATCTTGCCATTATGGATTAAGATGGGTTCCAGATCTTATATTCATATTTGCATTTGTCCCAGTTGCTTTGTTCGCTTTCTTGCAATATCCTCTCTTGTTTGATATGTTCTTTTCGACATATTGTTCAAGTCTTCTGTTTCAGCCAAGGAGGGATATGATTTAA